A window from Thalassophryne amazonica chromosome 15, fThaAma1.1, whole genome shotgun sequence encodes these proteins:
- the utp6 gene encoding U3 small nucleolar RNA-associated protein 6 homolog — translation MAEVVQRRTEERIPELEQLERIGLFTKKEVKSIIKRVTTLEYRLQRLMIKKEDFITYIQYEINVLELIKKRRAHIRYHFKREEIEFPIIHRVNSIFKRATNKWKDDVQLWLSHVAFCKKWATKHDISKVFSAMLAVHPDKPALWIMAAKSELEDRNSSESARHLFLRALRFHPNSKKVYQEYFRMELLHCEKLMKEKEQLEKAEMDLGEYEFSAEILNGKLAEVVYREATGKIKEAEFVISLLKIAAVFDFAKELQDSILQHLQTDHTEDSVTWDFMARRELDAPTAGEELRTAQGRASDINRREERCCQVYEEGVRSLSTEKMWTCYVVFCLERLKRKTNIQELKEKRQERLLGVLQCAHNCSLLTEEFYNNWLQVLLSVEDAEGAAVVAIAAVQRYSQSVSAWCLSLKTLMQLGSGDMGRLFQDALTHVDPKESLPLWKLQVKWSEASRSPEETEAIFQKGVLSAVATVAMEMKESYLDWSYSRGGYKKARNTFTSLRESRPFSKAFFTKMIQLEKEEDTVKMNRVRDCYERALQEFGSTDDDLWLQYILEELGPHGQPENCGKIHWRAMKFLEGESAERFTTKYTLHQTGHI, via the exons ATGGCTGAGGTTGTTCAGAGGAGGACTGAGGAGAGAATTCCGGAGCTGGAGCAGCTGGAGAGGATTGGACTGTTCACCAAGAAAGAAGTCAA ATCCATAATCAAAAGAGTCACAACGCTGGAATACAGGTTGCAGAGGTTGATGATCAAAAAAGAGGATTTCATCACATACATTCAG TATGAAATCAACGTGTTAGAGCTGATCAAGAAAAGACGAGCA CACATACGCTATCACTTCAAAAGAGAGGAGATCGAGTTCCCCATCATCCACAGAGTAAACAGTATCTTCAAACGGGCAACCAATAAGTGGAAG GATGACGTGCAGCTTTGGCTCTCACATGTTGCTTTCTGCAAGAAATGG GCCACCAAACATGACATCAGTAAAGTGTTCTCAGCCATGCTTGCAGTCCACCCCGACAAACCAG CTCTGTGGATCATGGCTGCAAAGAGTGAGCTGGAGGACAGAAATTCATCTGAGAGTGCCAGACATCTGTTTCTGAGGGCCCTACGCTTCCACCCAAACAGCAAGAAGGTCTACCAGGAG TACTTTCGTATGGAGCTGCTGCACTGTGAGAAGCTGATGAAAGAGAaggagcagctggagaaggcagaGATGGATCTG GGTGAATATGAGTTTTCTGCAGAGATTTTGAACGGTAAACTGGCCGAGGTCGTGTACAGAGAGGCTACAGGGAAAATCAAAG AGGCAGAGTTTGTCATCTCGCTCTTGAAAATTGCAGCCGTCTTTGACTTCGCTAAAGAACTCCAGGACTCCATCTTGCAGCA CTTGCAGACGGACCACACAGAGGACAGTGTGACGTGGGACTTCATGGCCAGGAGGGAGCTGGATGCTCCCACAGCAGGGGAGGAGCTGCGGACAGCTCAAGGCCGGGCATCAGACATCAACCGCAGGGAAGAGCGCTGCTGTCAGGTCTACGAGGAGGGCGTCAGGAGCCTCAGCACGG AGAAAATGTGGACGTGTTATGTGGTCTTCTGTTTGGAAAGGCTGAAAAGGAAGACAAACATCCAGGAGCTGAAGGAAAAG AGGCAGGAGAGGCTGCTGGGAGTGCTGCAGTGCGCTCACAACTGCTCACTGTTAACAGAGGAGTTTTACAACAACTGG CTGCAAGTCTTACTTTCAGTAGAGGATGCTGAGGGAGCGGCTGTGGTTGCCATAGCAGCCGTGCAGCGCTACAGCCAATCAGTGTCAGCGTGGTGTCTGAGTCTGAAAACGCTAATGCAGCTGGGGAGTGGAGACATGGGAAGGTTATTCCAGGATGCTCTCACACATGTTGATCCAAAG GAGAGCCTACCTCTGTGGAAGCTGCAGGTCAAGTGGAGCGAAGCCAGCCGGAGTCCGGAGGAGACCGAAGCCATCTTCCAG AAAGGTGTGCTATCCGCAGTCGCGACTGTTGCCATGGAAATGAAAGAAAGCTACCTTGATTGGTCGTACTCCAGAGGAGGCTACAAGAAAGCGAGGAACACCTTTACCAG CTTAAGGGAAAGCCGCCCTTTCTCAAAGGCATTTTTTACGAAAATGATTCAGCTAGAGAAGGAAGAG GACACGGTGAAGATGAACCGTGTGAGAGATTGCTACGAGAGGGCCCTGCAGGAGTTTGGCTCCACAGATGACG